A single genomic interval of Zingiber officinale cultivar Zhangliang chromosome 4A, Zo_v1.1, whole genome shotgun sequence harbors:
- the LOC121972963 gene encoding uncharacterized protein LOC121972963 has product MADAEPQLPSLIHLPDLPLDLPDSSQQDLPDPPPPPNSEAATEPARDPQATSEEDAAIPRTPDVVVPDPQAEATAPAPAPFLRSPKLRRKTSFKRKKPLSFKQRAAAKKKLALLTDAFRPVPFSPGQALANIDLAAHEALFHALGLWDFAHLPFDQNVRSDLLIPLIANYQPAKRCSFVCDLRVSVSRPDLARALMLPVKKDKSGLPEPGAAGNNQDLFSMEESISAIMDFMSAFLLFQFQDDACILPTEVVTAHRMVKEGLPHKVDWAGLLWMLVEKELLEAPNSGFCHYASHLQCLIKYQQPRLLVESESKLEPVPEVEVEVENSADEGMEEEDDNDDDAEDVTEDAAARVRSSDHFGAVGEEKCGPGLSLGLGGDSSTVEGFEEFKEGKEQQIEGGNHGGTEHCLRLCNSASAGSMEFENLCNGDEEGRREEGDGEDFSAKYDYLDRLGSFDRLTSTDLLQVVDPVGEFLTMRSDGHKNMPLNHYNDRPYFSVDNGKRKISEIDDDEEDEEEDTQPFTQSNQQKRARSGIMWENPASELDSVLEQIQLYVGKARLLAAEKEQASINAHLQLQYLNEMLQQKDRVIQSLEKTRVEEQQKWHMEACRYEHEINLLGNLVIGYRRALNETRRAFVEYRKKYPQGDEPLYKDVAASGGLVLSTNELERERLGKENELRCLTANLVDSFEKEWMLKLEHSASSLSILFGRMMELEGKIKLLKERFAKPVTSDA; this is encoded by the coding sequence ATGGCGGACGCCGAGCCTCAACTGCCCAGCCTCATCCACCTCCCCGATCTCCCTCTCGACCTTCCCGATTCGTCCCAGCAAGACCTACCCGATCCGCCTCCACCGCCAAACTCCGAGGCGGCGACGGAACCGGCGCGCGATCCTCAAGCCACCTCGGAAGAAGATGCCGCCATTCCCCGAACCCCCGACGTCGTCGTCCCCGATCCCCAGGCGGAGGCAACAGCACCGGCACCGGCACCCTTCCTACGCTCGCCCAAGCTCCGCCGAAAGACCTCTTTCAAGCGCAAAAAGCCTCTTTCCTTCAAGCAGCGAGCCGCGGCCAAGAAGAAGCTCGCGCTTCTGACCGACGCCTTCCGCCCCGTCCCTTTCTCCCCTGGACAAGCCCTGGCCAACATCGATCTCGCCGCCCACGAGGCTCTCTTCCACGCCCTCGGCCTTTGGGACTTCGCTCATCTCCCGTTCGATCAGAACGTCCGCTCCGACCTGCTCATACCCCTCATCGCCAACTACCAGCCCGCCAAGCGCTGCAGCTTCGTCTGCGACCTACGCGTCTCAGTTAGCCGTCCGGATCTGGCGCGTGCCCTGATGCTCCCCGTCAAGAAGGACAAATCTGGCCTCCCTGAGCCTGGCGCTGCGGGCAACAACCAGGACTTGTTCTCCATGGAGGAGTCGATTTCCGCCATTATGGACTTCATGTCGGCCTTCCTCCTTTTCCAATTCCAGGATGATGCGTGCATACTGCCCACTGAGGTCGTGACAGCGCACCGGATGGTGAAGGAAGGACTGCCGCACAAGGTCGATTGGGCTGGGTTGTTGTGGATGCTGGTGGAGAAGGAGTTGCTGGAGGCCCCCAACTCAGGGTTTTGCCACTACGCCTCGCATCTCCAGTGCTTGATAAAATACCAGCAACCCAGATTGCTCGTAGAATCTGAATCCAAGCTCGAGCCTGTTCCTGAAGTTGAGGTTGAAGTTGAAAACTCCGCCGACGAAggaatggaagaagaagatgataatgatgatgatgcTGAAGATGTCACTGAGGATGCTGCTGCAAGGGTTAGAAGCTCAGATCATTTTGGGGCTGTCGGCGAAGAAAAGTGTGGGCCTGGGTTATCTCTAGGACTGGGTGGGGATTCCTCCACCGTGGAGGGGTTTGAAGAGTTCAAGGAAGGAAAGGAGCAACAGATAGAGGGGGGAAATCATGGAGGAACAGAGCATTGCTTGAGGCTTTGCAATTCAGCGAGCGCAGGAAGTATGGAGTTCGAAAATTTATGTAATGGAGATGAGGAAGGAAGGAGAGAAGAGGGGGATGGTGAAGACTTCTCAGCAAAATATGATTACCTGGATAGGTTGGGTTCTTTTGATAGGCTAACATCAACAGATCTCCTTCAAGTTGTTGACCCCGTTGGTGAATTCTTGACAATGAGGAGCGATGGGCATAAGAACATGCCTCTAAACCACTATAACGATAGGCCTTACTTTTCtgttgataatggcaaaagaaaaaTTAGTGAGATAGATGACGACGaggaagatgaggaggaagaCACTCAGCCATTCACGCAGAGTAATCAGCAAAAAAGGGCGAGGAGCGGCATAATGTGGGAGAATCCTGCATCAGAACTTGATTCTGTACTGGAGCAAATCCAATTGTATGTGGGAAAAGCTAGACTTCTTGCTGCAGAAAAAGAGCAAGCATCCATCAATGCCCATTTACAGTTGCAGTATTTGAATGAGATGCTTCAGCAGAAGGATAGGGTTATCCAGTCGTTGGAGAAAACAAGGGTGGAAGAGCAACAAAAGTGGCATATGGAGGCTTGCCGTTACGAGCACGAGATCAATTTGTTAGGTAACTTAGTGATCGGTTACAGGAGGGCATTGAATGAGACACGCAGAGCTTTTGTGGAATATAGAAAGAAGTACCCTCAGGGCGATGAGCCTCTCTACAAGGATGTTGCTGCATCCGGTGGTTTGGTTCTGAGCACCAATGAGTTGGAGAGGGAACGTTTGGGGAAGGAAAATGAACTTCGGTGTCTCACGGCAAACTTAGTCGATAGTTTTGAGAAGGAATGGATGCTTAAGCTCGAACATTCTGCCTCATCACTTTCCATTCTGTTCGGGAGGATGATGGAACTTGAAGGAAAGATCAAGCTGTTGAAGGAAAGGTTTGCGAAACCTGTGACATCAGATGCTTAA